The nucleotide sequence GACGTACCCTTTGGCATTTGCCACCTAGTGCGGAATTTCAAAAAAATACGGCTCCTCATGAATTGGACGAACAGACCATAGGGGCTATATTCAATAGGGCCGGCTATAACACTATGAGAACCTGTAAAAAAGGAAATTCATATCCTGGGGCCAATAAACAATTTACGGTAGTGCATGATGCCACAAAAAGAGGGGGCACGGAAGAAACCGGAAGCGCTTGGCACTCCAAACAGGTTTTAGAGTATTTGGGGGATCGGGAGAAAACGAAGGAGGAAGATCCCTTTTTCATTTATTTTGGATTTTCCCATCCACATGATACCCGAGATGGTACGCCAGAGTTGTTGGCAAAGTACGGGGCGGTCAACCATACCGATAAGAATAGTCTTCCTCCCGCGAATGATAAGCAACCGCCGCTTCAGGACAATTATTTGGAAGCACATCCTTTTTTCCACGGACATCCGGAACTTCGTGATGAAGAACGCGTAAGTGGGGTTTGGAAGAATAGGGACGAGCAGACCGTTAGAAATGAATTGGGCAGGGAATATGCCTGTTCCGAAAATATCGATATCCAGCTGGGCAAGGTCCTCAAAAAGTTGGAAGCCATGGGCGAATTGGACAATACCTATATTGTTTATACTTCGGATCATGGAATGTCTATAGGAAGACACGGACTTATGGGCAAGCAAAACCTATACGAACATACATGGCGGGTACCTATGATCATAAAAGGGCCCGGACTCCCATCGGGTAAGCGTACGAAGGGGAATGTCTATTTGTTGGATGTTTTACCTACCTTATGTGACCTGGCGGGAATTGAAATTCCTGAAACCGTAGAAGGAAGAAGCTTTAAGCCTGTTTTACAAGGTGAAAAAGAAACGGTTAGGGATGTGTTGTACGGTGTATACTGCGGAGGAACAAAACCCGGTATGCGTACCGTAAAGAAAGATGATTGGAAACTGATCAAGTACGATGTAATGGACGGAGCGGTACGGGAAACACAACTGTTTAACCTAGCCGAAAATCCGAATGAGTATTTAAAAGAACACCAAAAGGAAGGCGAAATGCTGACCAATTTGGCGGATAATCCTAAATATGCCGATAAGCTGGCGGAAATGGAAGCCTTGTTGCTGGCGGAAATGGAAGCCCACGAAGACCCGTATCGATTATGGGACCAACCCGGCAAGACCAAGTAACCCACTTTTAGAAAAATGGTAACGGCAGTTTTAAAAAATATGAAATCAACTCAAGCGATCCTGAGCCTAGTGTTTACGGTATCGGTATTTACGGCCTTTGCCCAAACCGAAGATAAAGTTTCCATTGCATCTTTATTGAATGATATGGTCGATCGAGATGCTATAGCCCGCTTTCCAAAAACCAATTTTAGGTTAGAACAGGAAAGCAGCTATAACAGGGCCTCTAAAACTCCTGCGGATTCTGTAGGTTGGTTCACGAACAAGGATTTTAACAGCAGTGAAAAAGATCACAATTTTATTAGAATAGAAGAGAAAAACGGGAAAAAGGAATGGGTGTTGATGGATTATGAAGGACCCGGGGCCATTGTGCGTACCTGGATGCCCTTTTTGAGTCCGGATAAACCTGATACGGATATACAGATCAAAATATATTTAGATGGAAACCCTGAGCCTGTTTTACAAGGGAATATGTTGGGTTTGCTTGATGGAACCGGACTAATTCCATATCCCTTGGCCCATCAATCCTTACGGTCGGCAGTATCTTTTTTTCCGATTCCATTTGCGAAAGGTTGCAAAATCACTACAGATTCAAGACCGTTCTTTTACCAGTTTACCTATAGGGCCTACCGTGAAGGCACACAGGTAGAGACTTTTACAAAGGCAGGTTTTGATAAGGCCATGCCCACAGCTCAAAAGGTAGGTAAATTATTGTTGGATCCTGAAAACCATCATAAAGGAAAACAGGTGGTATTAAAATCGAAACTAGGTTCTAAAGAAGGGAAATCGGTAAAACTCCCCATAGGGAATGCCGCGATCAGGGTGCTTAGTGTAAAATTAAAGGATTATAAAAACCCGGAAGTAATGCGCTCTGTGGTCTTAAAAATAGAGTTTGATGGAGAACAGACGGTTTGGTCTCCCATAGGGGATTTTTTTGGAAGTGGTATAGGGTTAAACCCTTTTCAGGGCTGGTATAGAACGGTAAGTGAAGATGGTACAATGACTTGCAGATGGGTTATGCCTTATCAAAAATCAGGAAAAATATCCGTGGTTAATTTTGGGGATGTCCCTATAGACCTGGTTTTAAAAGCCACCGTTGGCACATGGGAATGGGATGACCAAAGTATGTATTTCAACGCGGCGTGGCGAGGGCAATATCCCGTACCGACCCGTCCGTTTTCCGACTGGAACTACGTTACGCTTAAAGGCCGTGGTGTATATGTGGGGGATGCGCTAACGGTAATGAACCCTGTTGAAAGATGGTGGGGCGAAGGCGATGAAAAAATATGGGTCGATGGAGAGGATTTTCCGTCCATTTTTGGAACGGGAACCGAAGATTATTACGCCTATTCCTGGGGAGGAAGAAGCACCGATTTTTATGAGCACCCCTTTCATGCACAACCCCGAAGTTATGTGTACAATAAGTTGAACCGAAAAAAAACCAAGGAAAAAAACACTTTGGGCTATAGTACCGAAACTAGGACCCGTGCTCTTGATATTATGCCTTTTGAGACTTCATTGAAATTAGATATGGAAGTCTGGAGTTGGACGGATTGTGAAATGGGCTATGGTGTCGGGATGTATTGGTATGGCGATAAACAAACAACATCTAACCGGGCTCCGGACGAAAAGGAGGTTTTAAATGTACCTCCCTTGCCAAAAGGATTTCCTTCAAAACTGTAAAAAGTATATAATTGGTTCAAAAAGTAGCATTTTCTTAGCCTATTTTTTTTCGTTTACTAGGGTACCA is from Zobellia galactanivorans and encodes:
- a CDS encoding sulfatase-like hydrolase/transferase, whose protein sequence is MKIYNRGFLWAFSVMMVLASCKSEEKKTEIKKRPNFLFVLVDDQSPYDLQVYDPKSILETPVISKLASEGTVIETAHHMGSMNGAVCTPSRHMIMTGRTLWHLPPSAEFQKNTAPHELDEQTIGAIFNRAGYNTMRTCKKGNSYPGANKQFTVVHDATKRGGTEETGSAWHSKQVLEYLGDREKTKEEDPFFIYFGFSHPHDTRDGTPELLAKYGAVNHTDKNSLPPANDKQPPLQDNYLEAHPFFHGHPELRDEERVSGVWKNRDEQTVRNELGREYACSENIDIQLGKVLKKLEAMGELDNTYIVYTSDHGMSIGRHGLMGKQNLYEHTWRVPMIIKGPGLPSGKRTKGNVYLLDVLPTLCDLAGIEIPETVEGRSFKPVLQGEKETVRDVLYGVYCGGTKPGMRTVKKDDWKLIKYDVMDGAVRETQLFNLAENPNEYLKEHQKEGEMLTNLADNPKYADKLAEMEALLLAEMEAHEDPYRLWDQPGKTK
- a CDS encoding glycoside hydrolase family 172 protein, with protein sequence MKSTQAILSLVFTVSVFTAFAQTEDKVSIASLLNDMVDRDAIARFPKTNFRLEQESSYNRASKTPADSVGWFTNKDFNSSEKDHNFIRIEEKNGKKEWVLMDYEGPGAIVRTWMPFLSPDKPDTDIQIKIYLDGNPEPVLQGNMLGLLDGTGLIPYPLAHQSLRSAVSFFPIPFAKGCKITTDSRPFFYQFTYRAYREGTQVETFTKAGFDKAMPTAQKVGKLLLDPENHHKGKQVVLKSKLGSKEGKSVKLPIGNAAIRVLSVKLKDYKNPEVMRSVVLKIEFDGEQTVWSPIGDFFGSGIGLNPFQGWYRTVSEDGTMTCRWVMPYQKSGKISVVNFGDVPIDLVLKATVGTWEWDDQSMYFNAAWRGQYPVPTRPFSDWNYVTLKGRGVYVGDALTVMNPVERWWGEGDEKIWVDGEDFPSIFGTGTEDYYAYSWGGRSTDFYEHPFHAQPRSYVYNKLNRKKTKEKNTLGYSTETRTRALDIMPFETSLKLDMEVWSWTDCEMGYGVGMYWYGDKQTTSNRAPDEKEVLNVPPLPKGFPSKL